In a genomic window of Amycolatopsis japonica:
- a CDS encoding XRE family transcriptional regulator, whose protein sequence is MGRSWKEVKAEKLAADRDAGRDVEAARAEAREATQAYVLGFRLSRLREDVGLSQAEVAKRMGVSQPRISQLEQGDPSQMELDTLRRYIGALGGRMRVVADFDDHDVTISTAV, encoded by the coding sequence ATGGGTCGGTCCTGGAAAGAGGTCAAGGCCGAAAAGCTCGCCGCGGACCGTGACGCCGGCCGCGACGTCGAAGCCGCGCGGGCCGAGGCGCGGGAAGCCACTCAGGCGTACGTCCTCGGCTTCCGGCTGTCGCGACTGCGTGAGGACGTCGGACTGAGCCAGGCCGAGGTCGCCAAGCGGATGGGCGTCAGCCAGCCGCGGATCAGCCAGCTCGAGCAGGGTGATCCGAGCCAGATGGAATTGGACACGCTCCGCAGGTACATCGGCGCCTTGGGTGGCCGCATGCGCGTGGTCGCCGATTTCGACGATCACGACGTCACCATTTCCACCGCCGTCTGA